In Panicum virgatum strain AP13 chromosome 4N, P.virgatum_v5, whole genome shotgun sequence, a single window of DNA contains:
- the LOC120670098 gene encoding RING-H2 finger protein ATL46-like: MAEAAAAAASSSSPGSSAPRRLHGAGVVRDALPYGGLAAPPPPPLPLQQQLPPPVAQQAQAAGGGGGGGGGGKISPAVLFIIVILAVVFFISGLLHLLVRVLTKKQHRRGGGRGGPASASAAARGDAGGADAALQRQLQQLFHLHDSGLDQAFIDALPVFAYQEIVVGGGGDGDKEPFDCAVCLCEFDAEDRLRLLPLCGHAFHLNCIDTWLLSNSTCPLCRGVLFAPGLMGDDNPMFDFEERLEEGRLSEDCDDGFGLPGQKASGLAQTPAAEKRVFPVRLGKFKNVGTQGAVQGGNANANPSVLSRDQGESSSSSLDGRRCFSMGTYQYVLGTSELRVALQPGRVRNGAGGAMRGRPAGLSSINADIMEGKKICARNKGESFSVSKIWQWSNLKGKLPAGSDECSDAGSLPWMKRGGAADTSNI; the protein is encoded by the coding sequence ATGgctgaagcggcggcggcggcggcgtcctcgtcctcgcccggatcctccgccccgcgccgcctccatggCGCCGGCGTCGTCAGGGACGCGCTCCCGTACGGtggcctcgccgccccgcccccgccgccgctgccgttgcagcagcagctgccgccgccggtggcgcaGCAGGCGCAGGCCGcgggtggcggaggcggaggcgggggcggagggAAGATTAGCCCCGCGGTGCTCTTCATCATCGTGATTCTCGCCGTGGTGTTCTTCATCTCCGGCCTGCTCCACCTCCTCGTGCGCGTCCTCACGAAGAAGCagcaccgccgcggcggcggccgaggcggccccgcgtcggcgtcggcggcggcgcggggggatGCCGGCGGTGCGGACGCGGCGCTGCAGCGGCAGCTGCAGCAGCTGTTCCACCTCCACGACTCCGGGCTGGACCAGGCCTTCATCGACGCGCTGCCCGTCTTCGCCTACCAGGAGATcgtcgtgggcggcggcggcgacggcgacaagGAGCCGTTCGACTGCGCGGTGTGCCTGTGCGAGTTCGACGCCGAGGACCGGCTCCGACTGCTGCCGCTGTGCGGGCACGCCTTCCACCTCAACTGCATCGACACCTGGCTGCTCTCCAACTCCACCTGCCCGCTCTGCCGCGGGGTGCTCTTCGCCCCGGGGCTCATGGGCGACGACAACCCCATGTTCGATTTCGAGGAGAGGCTCGAGGAAGGGAGGCTGTCGGAGGATTGCGACGACGGGTTTGGATTGCCTGGGCAGAAGGCTTCAGGGTTAGCACAGACACCGGCGGCTGAGAAGAGGGTGTTCCCCGTGAGGCTGGGGAAGTTCAAGAATGTCGGAACACAGGGTGCGGTGCAAGGTGGCAATGCCAATGCCAATCCCAGTGTGTTGAGTAGGGATCAAGgggagagcagcagcagcagcctcgaTGGAAGGAGATGCTTCTCCATGGGCACCTATCAGTATGTTCTTGGCACTTCTGAGCTCCGGGTTGCTCTCCAGCCTGGCCGGGTTAGGAACGGCGCTGGTGGCGCAATGAGGGGAAGACCTGCTGGTTTAAGTTCGATCAATGCTGATATTATGGAGGGGAAGAAGATCTGCGCGAGGAACAAAGGGGAAAGTTTCTCCGTGTCGAAGATTTGGCAATGGTCTAATCTGAAGGGCAAGCTACCTGCTGGTTCAGATGAATGTTCGGATGCCGGGAGCCTTCCATGGATGAAGAGAGGAGGTGCCGCGGATACATCAAACATATAA
- the LOC120671433 gene encoding uncharacterized protein LOC120671433 codes for MDAAGGGGAVAAGGGADDADAAFFSPRGRRCCGCFWAPPWAAASSPSPSPRARPRAEPASEEWWHRVGAASGRRRWWRRGVDALMKVREWSELVAGPRWKTFIRRLRLRRGGPRHGAGAGGGKLNYDPLSYALNFDDGGGGPEGDDDYAGHLDFSARFVAPPPAASARSSMDLGGRDAPPLFLHQAHSPRTPPAAARG; via the coding sequence ATGGACGCCGCCGGTGGGGGAGGCGCcgtcgcggcgggcggcggcgccgacgacgcGGACGCCGCCTTCTTCTCCCCCCGCGGGcgccgctgctgcggctgcttctgggcgccgccgtgggcggcggcctcctcgccgtccccgtccccgcgcgcgcgcccccgcgCGGAGCCGGCGAGCGAGGAGTGGTGGCACCGCGTTGGGGCGGCGTCGGgccggcgccggtggtggcggcgcggggtgGACGCGCTGATGAAGGTGCGGGAGTGGTCGGAGCTGGTGGCCGGCCCGCGGTGGAAGACCTTCAtccgccggctccggctccgccgcggcggcccgcgccacggggccggcgccggcggcgggaagcTCAACTACGACCCGCTCAGCTACGCGCTCAActtcgacgacggcggcggcggacccgaGGGCGACGACGACTACGCGGGGCACCTCGACTTCTCCGCGCGcttcgtcgcgccgccgccggcggcctccgccagGTCGTCCATGGACCTCGGCGGCCgcgacgcgccgccgctgtTCCTCCACCAGGCGCACTCCCCGCGCACGCccccggccgcggcgagggGCTGA